In a single window of the Elaeis guineensis isolate ETL-2024a chromosome 4, EG11, whole genome shotgun sequence genome:
- the LOC140857582 gene encoding LOW QUALITY PROTEIN: L-type lectin-domain containing receptor kinase SIT2-like (The sequence of the model RefSeq protein was modified relative to this genomic sequence to represent the inferred CDS: inserted 2 bases in 1 codon), protein MFQKNMLFFLILTLTTALAEDADFTYHGFCTCAEQLQLDGIAEIASNGLLILTDTRQPAKGHAFLPTPLRFKNSTTGKALSFSTSFIFAMVPKYQDLFGQGIAFVLAQSANLSYALPSQFLGLFNSSNSYSGNQIVAIELDTNMNPEFNDIDDNHVGIDVNSPKSIRSKHATYFTNDNGGVFQNLSLVSGKPIQAWIEYNHLDGQLNVTLAPTDVAKPAVPCLSSNVNLSSWISDYMYVGFSSAVGPFITSHYVLGWSFKLNGKAQALDLSRLPSLPRVGSKSTLESWKIGLLIILAIVLLLIIITGTIFFVKRRIKFREVFEEWEXPQRFCYKDLFLATKGFRDQHLLGAGGFGRVYKGVMPDTNIPVAVKQVSHESRQGMREFIAEIVSIGRLRHRNLVQLLGYCRRKRELLLVYEFMPNASLDKYLFNQPKLMLTWEQRFQIIKGVASALYYLHEGWEKVVVHRDIKASNILLDDQMNGRLGDFGLARLYDHGTDPQTTHVVGTVGYLAPELTKTGKATTSTDVFAFGGFLLEVASGRRPIEIRASEEDVVLVDKVLECWKAGTILEATDLNLGNEYIVEEMEMVLKLGLLCSHPNSSSRPPMRLVMRILERDAPLLEISEDGWNAEISAMGEGGFDNFGMSDSSLLTMSACSPSTMESLPLTCR, encoded by the exons ATGTTTCAAAAGAACATGCTCTTCTTTCTCATCCTCACACTCACTACAGCATTAGCAGAAGATGCCGATTTTACTTACCATGGATTCTGTACCTGTGCCGAACAGCTGCAACTAGATGGCATTGCAGAGATCGCATCCAATGGCCTTCTAATTCTCACTGACACTAGACAGCCAGCCAAGGGCCACGCCTTTCTCCCAACCCCACTCCGCTTTAAGAACTCAACAACTGGTAAAGCTCTCTCCTTCTCAACTTCCTTCATCTTTGCAATGGTCCCCAAGTACCAAGACTTGTTTGGCCAAGGAATTGCCTTCGTCCTTGCGCAATCGGCAAATCTGTCTTATGCCTTACCAAGTCAATTCCTGGGACTCTTCAATTCAAGCAATTCATACTCTGGAAACCAAATTGTGGCCATTGAGCTCGATACAAACATGAACCCTGAATTCAATGATATTGACGATAATCATGTTGGAATTGATGTTAACAGTCCAAAGTCTATTAGATCCAAGCATGCAACTTATTTCACTAATGACAATGGAGGTGTGTTCCAGAACCTGAGCCTTGTGAGTGGCAAACCAATACAGGCTTGGATAGAATATAATCACTTGGATGGACAGCTTAATGTAACGTTAGCACCTACTGATGTAGCCAAACCGGCTGTTCCATGCTTGTCTTCAAATGTGAATCTCTCCTCTTGGATCTCAGACTATATGTATGTCGGATTTTCTTCTGCAGTAGGACCATTTATAACATCTCATTACGTTCTGGGCTGGAGCTTTAAGTTGAATGGAAAGGCTCAAGCACTTGATCTCTCACGTCTTCCATCCCTCCCTCGCGTAGGGTCTAAATCAACCTTAGAGTCTTGGAAGATTGGGTTGCTGATAATCCTGGCAATAGTTTTGTTGTTGATAATCATAACTGGCACAATCTTTTTTGTGAAGAGGAGGATTAAATTCAGAGAGGTGTTTGAAGAGTGGGA ACCCCAGAGGTTCTGCTACAAGGACCTGTTCTTGGCCACCAAGGGATTCAGAGACCAACATCTCTTGGGAGCTGGAGGTTTTGGCAGGGTCTACAAAGGTGTGATGCCAGACACTAACATCCCAGTTGCAGTTAAGCAGGTCTCGCATGAATCAAGACAAGGAATGAGAGAGTTCATTGCAGAGATTGTTAGCATCGGCCGCTTGCGTCACCGGAACTTGGTACAGCTCCTTGGTTATTGCAGGAGAAAAAGGGAGCTCTTATTGGTCTATGAATTCATGCCCAATGCTAGTTTGGACAAGTATCTATTTAACCAACCTAAGTTGATGCTTACTTGGGAACAAAGATTCCAAATAATCAAAGGTGTAGCTTCCGCGCTTTATTATTTGCATGAAGGATGGGAGAAGGTGGTTGTTCACAGAGACATCAAGGCTAGCAACATCTTGCTAGATGATCAGATGAATGGAAGACTGGGTGATTTTGGCCTGGCAAGACTATATGATCACGGAACCGATCCCCAGACTACACATGTAGTTGGGACTGTGGGTTACCTTGCACCAGAGCTCACCAAGACCGGCAAGGCAACTACAAGCACAGATGTGTTTGCCTTTGGTGGATTTTTGCTTGAGGTGGCTTCTGGAAGAAGGCCAATAGAGATAAGAGCATCAGAAGAAGACGTAGTGTTGGTAGACAAAGTTCTGGAGTGCTGGAAGGCAGGGACTATTCTGGAGGCAACGGATCTTAACTTGGGGAATGAATATATTGTCGAAGAGATGGAGATGGTGCTAAAGCTTGGCCTTCTTTGCTCACACCCCAACTCCAGTTCTAGGCCTCCTATGCGGCTGGTGATGCGAATACTGGAACGCGATGCTCCCCTTCTAGAGATATCTGAAGATGGCTGGAATGCCGAAATTTCAGCCATGGGAGAGGGAGGGTTTGATAATTTTGGTATGTCAGATAGTTCACTGTTAACAATGTCCGCCTGCTCACCATCAACAATGGAATCTCTTCCCTTGACGTGCCGTTGA